Sequence from the Candidatus Binataceae bacterium genome:
GCCTGGAAAACACGATCGAGCGATCGCTGATAGTTAAGCATATACTTAACTATTGCACCGGCGCGACTGCGCTGCAACTGGGCGCTTGAGAGGCGCATCAAATTCACATCGGCAAGCTCTACGAACTGACCGGTCCACGTTCTCAGGATCTCAATGCGATCGCCGCGGATTATGCCGCCGCACTCAGCCGCGCCAGTGAGATACGTCGATGTGCCGCTGGATGAATGGCGCGCCAACGAGCTCCGCCGCCTCAACCTGCCCGATCACTTCGACCCCCACATCCTCACGACGGCGCGCCTGTATGCCGCCAATCGCTACGATCGAATGACGCGCGACGTCGAAGCGATCACGGGCCATCCCGCCACCAGCGTCTGCGATTTCGTTCTCCAGGACGCGGACGTGTTCGGAAGGCGATAGGCGCTGTCTGTTAGTGATAGCGCACAAAAATCCGACGCGCGCTTTCTCTCAATAGCCTCGCCCGCGGCTGACGCCGCAGGCGGAAGCTGCAAGCCGGAAGAGGCTGCGGTTCGATTCGCCCTGCGAATCGGACCGCGGGTGAGGGAGCAGCGCTCGAAGCTTGGCAGAATGTGAGCAACGAAGTTTGCGGCATGCTCCCGCCGCAGACACCCTCACCCGGCTGGAGAGCAGCTTGAACTCAGAAATCTCAAGCTGCCGGCCAGCCGACCCTCCCGCTTTGCGGGCGAGGTTATTACTGAGTGCAGCTCTTCGGTCAGGTCGATTCGGATGACATCGAGCGCTGGCCGGGTGTAATCATCAAAATGACTTGCCGGAGGTTTTTATGAGCGCCACCGCCGCCGACTTCTATTTCAACAATCGCCTCGAAGCCGTTCTCTACGGCGAAGGCAAGGTTGCATCGCTTGGCCGCGAGCTCGAGCGGCGCGGCGCACGGCGCGCGCTGATCGTTACTGGCAAGACCCTCGGCCGCTCGCGCCTGCTCGAACAGGTCAAGCAGGCCTGCGGCAATGCACTCGCAGGAGCGTTCACCGGCACGGCTCAGCATGTGCCCTCGAAAACCGTGCTCGCGCTGGCCGACGAAGCGCGGCGGCTCGAGGCCGACGCGCTGGTCAGCTTCGGCGGCGGCAGCCCCAACGACTGCGCCAAGGCCGCGATCATGAACGTGATCAAGTCCGGCGGCCGCGAAATCATCCTGATCGCGATTCCGACCACGCTCTCGGCCGGAGAATTTACTCCCGCGGGCGGCATCACCGACGAGGCGACGATGATCAAGGGTGGTGTCGCCGACGCGCGCTTGATGGCCCGGGCCGTCATTCTCGACCCGGTCATGACGACGGAAACGCCGGCCTGGCTGTGGGCTTCGACCGCGATGCGCTCGCTCGACCACGCCGTGGAGAGCTCGTATTCGTCGCGGCATCAGCCGTTCACCGACACGCTGGCGGCGCGAGCGATCGCGATGCTCGATGAGCACCTGATGCCCTCGCTCAAAGGCGGCGGCGATGAACTCGAGCATCGCCTGCAATGCCAGCTCGCGGCGTGGTTTTCGATCTTCGGCATGAACAACACGCGCGCGGGAATCTCGCACGCGCTCGGCCATCAGATCGGTCCACGCTGGAACGTGCCGCATGGCGTCACGTCATGCATCACGCTGCCGCACGTGATGCGCTTCATGGCGGGCGTCGCACCCGAGCGTTTCGCGCCAATCGCACAGGGCCTCGGACTGCGCTTCGACGCGTCCAATCCAAAAATGGCGGCGCAGGAATGCGCCGATCGCGTCGCAAGGTTCATCGGCAAATTTGAAGTGCCAAATCGTCTGCGCGACGTCGGCGTGGCGCGCGAAGAAATCGGTTCGATCGCCGAAACCGTCCTCGAGGAAGTGAAACGTTCAAACACGGTGGGTCGCGAAGTAACGACCGCGAACCTGTTGGAAATCCTCGAAGCCGCATATTAACCGGCTGTTGCGGCGGAGAAGGCTTGATCGTCAGACAACTAAAGCGCAACGAAATCGAGCAGGTCTGGAGCATCGATCGCAGCGAGCGCATCGAAAACATCTACAAGCTCCAGAACGGCCTGCTCACGCTTGTGCCGCAACCGATCGATGTCCGCGGATGGCCACCCGGCGAACCCGAGAAATACACTCCGATTCTCCGCGAATGCTTCGACCGCGGAGGATGGCTCCTCGGTGCGTTCGACCGGACAAACCTGGCCGGCGCGGTCGTGCTTGACAACCAGTTTATCGGCCCGAACAACGATCAGCTGCAACTCGAGTTTCTTCACATAAGCAGTTCGTCTCGCCAGCAAGGATTGGGCCGCCGTCTGTTCGATCTCGCCAAAGCTACGGCTCGCGAGCGCGGAGCGCGGCGCCTCTACATTTCCGCGACGCCATCCGAGAACACGGTCAACTTCTATCTGCGCCGCGGATGCTCGATCGCGAAGACGCCCGATCCGGTGCTGTTCGCACGCGAACCCGAAGATATCCACCTCGAATGCGAACTTTGAAGCGCGGCTCGCGCGATCAATCAGGGACCGAGGGGGCCGACGTTCAGCGAGTTCGGTGTCTGCTGCTGGATGCCCCACTGCCCGCCGGGATTGGTTGGAATGCCATTGTCCGCGGGCGCGTCGGGGCCTTCGACTGTCACCGATCCTCCGCCCGGCACCGGAATCGTGACGCTGTGCGGCGCTGGACCGTCGTCGGGCTGCGGCACGGTCAGATCACCAGGCTGCTGGTAGTCGCTGGGATCGGGTGGCCCATTGCCCGCATCGGGCATTGCCGGTATCGCGTCCTGTGCGCGCGCGATCGGCGGTGCGAACGCAAACAGTCCCAAAGCGAGAGCGACGGCAACAGCGCGAGTCATCGTTATCAGGAATCCACGCATACAAGTCTGCCACGCGCCGCGGTTTCTTTCATCACGATCGTCGCTTAGCGTCTGAGGCCTCGTGATGATAAGCAGGAACGTCGATGACTACCTGCTATGGCCTGATACGTCGGCAAGTTTGCGCTGCCGCTGCGTTGTTGCTGTTGCCAGCAATCCTCGCAGGATGCGCCACGGCGCCGGAATCGCAACCCGAGCTCAGCAGATGGGGCGAATCTTCCACCGAGCTTCCGTCGGCCCCGGCTGCCGTCGAAACGCCTGCGACCGCTCCGGCGATCCATTCGGGCGACGTCTGGATCGACCGCATCGGCGACAAAGACAAGCGCTTCGTTGTCGGTGCGACGGAGAAGAGCGGCGCCGCCTTCGTTGACGAGTGGGGCAACCAGATG
This genomic interval carries:
- a CDS encoding iron-containing alcohol dehydrogenase — protein: MSATAADFYFNNRLEAVLYGEGKVASLGRELERRGARRALIVTGKTLGRSRLLEQVKQACGNALAGAFTGTAQHVPSKTVLALADEARRLEADALVSFGGGSPNDCAKAAIMNVIKSGGREIILIAIPTTLSAGEFTPAGGITDEATMIKGGVADARLMARAVILDPVMTTETPAWLWASTAMRSLDHAVESSYSSRHQPFTDTLAARAIAMLDEHLMPSLKGGGDELEHRLQCQLAAWFSIFGMNNTRAGISHALGHQIGPRWNVPHGVTSCITLPHVMRFMAGVAPERFAPIAQGLGLRFDASNPKMAAQECADRVARFIGKFEVPNRLRDVGVAREEIGSIAETVLEEVKRSNTVGREVTTANLLEILEAAY
- a CDS encoding GNAT family N-acetyltransferase, giving the protein MIVRQLKRNEIEQVWSIDRSERIENIYKLQNGLLTLVPQPIDVRGWPPGEPEKYTPILRECFDRGGWLLGAFDRTNLAGAVVLDNQFIGPNNDQLQLEFLHISSSSRQQGLGRRLFDLAKATARERGARRLYISATPSENTVNFYLRRGCSIAKTPDPVLFAREPEDIHLECEL